CTGTTGTGGGGAACTAAACTGATAAACGGGTAAGCCTGTTTCAGGATTACGGGCTAAAACATATTGGCGATAAAGATGTTTGCCCCATGCCGCTGCGGCAAGATCACCGGTGTACTCAGCATATTTATAGGCTGCGTAAATCAGGTCAGTACCAGCGTTAACAAAGGTTAATCCTTTGGTTTCTGGTAGACGAGGTAAGTCGGCAGGGTGGACCACGTCGTGACGTGCATGGGTGAACACATGTGGGTCGCGTTGTTTGTCATAACTGCCATGACGGCCCAGATCCAGAGATTGCCAATCTTCTACGTGTGCATGCCAAAAACCCTGCAAGAAGTTGAGTGTTTTTTCACGGTCAATGGAAACCAACAAATCATAATAAGGCAGATGGTGCTTTAGTTCGTGGACCTGCGCTTTTGATTCTGGCCCTTCAGTTTTCAGCGAATCCAAATTCAGGAAACGATGCCCACCCCAATAAAATAATCCGCTTTGTTCATGCACACCACGTTGCATGAAATAGTGACTTTGCGCCCGCGCTTGTTGATGATATTGCGGATCCTGAGTGACTAGGCTGAGCGCATCTAATGTCCGCAACCAGTTTTGCTGACTGGCAAAATTTGATATTGGTGTATTGTGACCATCAGGGAACGCCCAAACGACAGGTTGATGTGTTAGAACATCAAAACCATCAGCCATTAATGGAGTTGGATTTTGAGTGCTGTGGCCAGCAGATTGCACTAAATCAACATAGCTGCGGATTGCGCTAAGCCAGTTAATCATCATTGCATCGCTGTTTTTAGTATTGCCTGCAAACTTCATCACCTTAACCCCATCGTAGAGACATCTGAGCGGAACCGGTTTTAGGTTCCTTATAAAAAGAAACATCGTTTCAATCCATTATATTTGTATTTTCTGGCGAGTCATTGGGCGAATGACAAAAGTGTGATCGAAGTCGGAACGTTGTTTTGAATTTTTTATGTTTGTACTTTTGGCAGGATGCACTGAATGATCTTATTTGTTAACTACTTGATAAATAAGTAATAAAAAAGGCACAACGGAAGTTGTGCCTTTTTGCAATGTTGAGTCAAAATGTCAGTACTGCCAAGAAAATAACCCTTAACTCAAATTAGCCATGATTGACAAATTAGCGAGCTAACCAACCACCATCTACTGCGATAGTGTAGCCGCTGATATAGTCTGAAGCTTTGGATGCCAAGAAGACCACTGGGCCTTTCAAGTCATCTGGCAAGCCCCAACGGCCAGCAGGGATACGGTCAAGGATCTCTTTGCTACGCTCTTCATCTTTACGTAACTGCTGAGTATTGTTTGTCGCCATATAACCCGGAGCAACAGCGTTCACGTTGATACCATGTTTTGCCCATTCGTTAGCTAACAGACGGGTGACACCCATCACTGCGCTTTTCGATGCGGTATAAGATGGTACACGGATGCCACCTTGATAAGACAACATAGATGCAACGTTGATGATTTTGCCGCCATGACCCTGTTTGATGAATTGCTTGGCAACAGCCTGAGACATGAAGAACACCGTTTTAATGTTAACGTTCATCACATCATCCCAGTCTTTTTCGCTGAAGTTGATCGCATCTTCGCGGCGGATAATACCGGCGTTATTGACCAAAATATCGATTTGGCCAAATTCAGCGACAGCACGCTCTAACAGAGCAGGGATGCCATCAATCTTGCTCAAGTCAGCCGTCAGGCTTAAAAAGCGGCGGCCCAATGCAGTGACTTTTTCAATCGTTTCTTTTGGTTCAACAATGTTGATACCCACGATATCACAGCCAGCTTCGGCTAAACCGATCGCCATACCTTGGCCCAAACCTGTATCACAGCCAGTAACCAGTGCAATTTTACCTTTCAATTCAAAGGAATCTAAAATCATAGCTAACGTCTCTCTCAAAGCGGGCAATGGTTTCCGCGATTTTTATATTAGGGAGAAAACCGCCCAAAGGACGGCTTTGGTTGGTAAAGCCTTTCTTTCAGAACAGCATCTTTAATGGGCATAACCCAAGCCAGATAACGCGGCAGAATGAGAGATTGCACATGAAGTTGAAATTGTAGACTGACAACCTGCGCAGGGTCTGACTTCTGACCGAGTGTTTCTTTTGATGTGATGATGATAGTATTTGCGGGAAGTTAATTCAATAAAAATGAAATGATGTTTTATTATTTTTTGAGGGACATCATGATTTTTGGATTAATAATGGTAAAACGGTGAGGATTGCCCGTAGAATGAGCCGAATCCAGCGAAAAACTGTGACGACGCTGCATCGAATCTATTCTGCATAATAATGAGGAGAAACAATGAAGATGTTCTTTATTAATGACGAAACGCCATGGGAAGAGTTAGGCAATGGCATAAAGCGCAAAGTTATGACCTGGAGCGATGAGCTGATGATGGTCTGCGTTCACTTTGATAAAGGGGCCATTGGCACCGCGCACAAGCATGATATTCATGACCAAATTGCCTATGTTGCAGCAGGTAGTTTTGAAGTCGAAATTGAAGGGCAGAAGCGCATATTAAAAGCAGGGGATGCGTATCGGGCAGTGAAGAACGAGATGCACGGCGCCGTGTCACTGGAAGATAACAGTATTTTAATCGACACCTTTACGCCTAAACGGGATGATTTCCTCTAAAATCGATTTGGGCGGCTGTGTCATCGGCGTAACCGCCCCTTATCGCTTAGAAAGTATCAATACTGAGTTACGAAATATCTTCCTTTCTCAATTGCTCTAATGACTCCAATTGAATATCGGCCAATACCCAGCGTGGATCTGAGCGGTATTCTTGTGATGGAATCACAATTGAGCGCATGCGTGCTGCTTTCGTCGCAATCATGCCATTGACTGAATCCTCTAGTGTGACGCATTGCATTGGGTCAACACCCAGATCGGCGGCGGCATTCAGATACACTTCCGGATGGGGTTTGCTGTAGGGCAGGTATTCAGCAGAGACTAAACAGTCGAAATAGTGCTCTACACCCAGCATCGCCAGAACGCGTTTTTGCATATGTAATGGTGATGCCGATGCCAAACCAATTTTAAGCCCTTGCTGGCGGCAAAGGTCTAAAGCATATTCCACGCCTGGTAACACGGGATGCGTTTCTTCCACCAAATCAATGGCGCGCGCAATAATACGTTTGCAGACTTCAGCCTGACTTGGCCCTTGCCACGGCATGGTTTGGAACCAAAGTTTCACCACTAAATCGATACGTAAACCGAGCGTATCGGGTAATGTGTCCCGAGAGGACGTATCCAGCCCCAGCGCAGTGAAAACGTCAAGTTCAGCTTGTAGCCATAAAGGTTCCGAATCAATCAATAAGCCGTCCATATCGAAAATTGCGGCTTTAATTGGATGAGGGGTCGCCATTATTCATCACTCCTGTTGGTTATTGTCCACTTGCTGAATACCTTATCATTAACAACATCATCTTGCGCCTACAGAACCTTGCATGAATTTGAATTAACCTAGCAGCTCACAACAAAAATTTTGCACAAAGAGTGAATGTAGCAGGTAAACTAAGACAACATAAGTTGTGGTATTTGCAAGGAGAAGTCATGACCTATCAACAGGCTGGGCGTGTCGCTGTGATCAAACGGATTGCAGGGTGGCTCGTTTTTATTCCAGCACTGCTGTCAACATTGATATCCATTATCAATTTTGCCTATCAATATAGCCAAAAGAGTACTGGCATTAATGCAGTTATGATGGATTTTATCCACGTGATGACTGACATGATTCGCTTTAATACCACTTTTTTGGATATTTTCTGGTTCAACTCACCTGTACCTGACTTCGAACAAGGTCTTTCCGCTGCTAACATTATGTTCTTTATCATTTATATGTTGATTTTTGTCGGGTTATCGTTACAGGCATCAGGTGCCCGAATGTCGCGACAAGTTCGGCATATCAGAGAAGGCATTGAAGACCAGATGATTTTAGAGCAGGCTAAAGGCAGTGAAGGGCGCAGTCGCGAGCAATTAGAAGAGAAAATCGTGCTACCACATCACACTATTTTCTTGCAGTTCTTTACCCTTTATATCCTACCGATTGTTATCGGTGTCGTGGCTTATTTTGTTGTCAAATTACTGGGATTGATGGCTCAGGGCTAAAGTCGAGTTCTCTTGGTCTCATGGATGCTTGGTCTAACGCAATAAACTTGGTCTAGCGAAATAAACTAGAAAAAAGCACCCCGACTCGTTGAATTGCCAACTTTTGGGGTGTTTTGTTAATTGCTTGAATCAGTCACTGCCGTATCGGTGGTTTGCAGCGCTAGAACCGCTCTGGATGCAGCAATTGCTCTACGGCTTTTTGCGCACTAAGCCAGTGTTGACCGCCAAATAGATTGCTACGATTCAATAAGTAATAGAGTTGATAAATGGGCTGCCGCTCAATGAAGTCGGTCGGCAGTGGCCAAATACTCTGGTAGCCATCATAAATCTGAGCGGGTAGGTTAGGGCAGAGCGGCAACATGGCAAGGTCACACTCTCTATCACCCCAATAACAGGCGGGATCAAAAATGACAGGTCCATTAGCACTGGCTGCGCAGTTGGCGGGCCATAAATCGCCATGTAGTAATGAAGGTTGCGGTTGATGCCCCAGTAAACGTTCCTGCACAAGTGCTGTTATCTGATCAATATCGCCAAAAGACATCCCCTTCTCAGCGGCTAATTGCAGTTGCCAACCGATACGCTGTTCAGAAAAGAATTGCGCCCAACGTCGTTGCCAACTATTAGGTTGTGGCGTGGTGGCTAAGTCATTATCAAAATCTAGCCCAAATTGCAGTTGCTCACTCCATTGATGCAAATGCGCCAATTGTTGACCAAGACAATAAGCATTATGGGCATCGAGGGGCTTCAGGGGAATATATTCGAGTAGCAGGAAGCTATAATCACGATCGCTACCCACACCATAAACTTCAGGTACTTGGACCGTTTTACTGCGCGCTAATAATGAGAGTTGATCAGCCTCAGCCGTAAATATAGGCAGCATCTCACGGGCATTGCATTTCACGAAAACCTCGGTTTCGCCATAACTGAGGCGCCACGCTTCATGAATATCTCCGCCCGGTAATTCGGTTCTTTCCCGAATTTCAGCAGGGCCTAGGTATTCACCTAACAGACGCTTGACTGCTTGCCACATGATTCACCCCCTATCAGCTTGCCAGTTATATTCTTTCGAACTGAATTACAGGCCGTTAGCAGCGTTTAATTTCCGCTGACCTGCAACGCACATGACTTTGGGTAGATATAATTAGGTTAGCTTTTTTTCTGTGTAAAAAACAAGCGCTAACACACAGCAATATCTACGTCGGATCAAACAAAAGACTGATTCTGGCCGATAAGTGACATATTATTTTTCGAGTTGATAAATGCCACGTTGACGACAAAAGGATCACGGCAAAAATAGGCGAGACAAATCGCGACTGCTAACAAATAAGCCGTAAATATTACGGCTTAACGGTAAAGTCTTAATTGATTATAGCAGGTTACCTTTTGGCGCGTTTTCGGCACTATCTGGCTTATTCTGCTGCGGTATTTGACGGCCTTGCACGGGTTTGAAATGGCTATATATGAGCGCGACCACAAAAAATAATGCCTGAATAATGACAATACAGGGGCCAGTTGCACCATCAATATGGAAACTGATCAGCGTTCCTAATACGCAGGAGACAACAGACACTAATGTAGCGACAATCAACATCCTGTCAAAACTGCGACAAATCATAAAGGCGATAATACCTGGGGCGATTAGCATAGCGATCACCAAAATAACCCCAACAGCCTGCAGCGATGCCACAATTGTTAATGCCAGCAAGCAAAGTAACCCATAGTGCAGAAACTTGACGGGTAGCCCAATGACTCGCGCATGATTTGGGTCAAAACAGTAAAGCATGAAGTCTTTACGTTTTAGGAGCACCACGAGCAGGG
The window above is part of the Yersinia massiliensis genome. Proteins encoded here:
- the kduD gene encoding 2-dehydro-3-deoxy-D-gluconate 5-dehydrogenase KduD; the encoded protein is MILDSFELKGKIALVTGCDTGLGQGMAIGLAEAGCDIVGINIVEPKETIEKVTALGRRFLSLTADLSKIDGIPALLERAVAEFGQIDILVNNAGIIRREDAINFSEKDWDDVMNVNIKTVFFMSQAVAKQFIKQGHGGKIINVASMLSYQGGIRVPSYTASKSAVMGVTRLLANEWAKHGINVNAVAPGYMATNNTQQLRKDEERSKEILDRIPAGRWGLPDDLKGPVVFLASKASDYISGYTIAVDGGWLAR
- a CDS encoding cupin domain-containing protein — encoded protein: MKMFFINDETPWEELGNGIKRKVMTWSDELMMVCVHFDKGAIGTAHKHDIHDQIAYVAAGSFEVEIEGQKRILKAGDAYRAVKNEMHGAVSLEDNSILIDTFTPKRDDFL
- the hxpB gene encoding hexitol phosphatase HxpB; translation: MATPHPIKAAIFDMDGLLIDSEPLWLQAELDVFTALGLDTSSRDTLPDTLGLRIDLVVKLWFQTMPWQGPSQAEVCKRIIARAIDLVEETHPVLPGVEYALDLCRQQGLKIGLASASPLHMQKRVLAMLGVEHYFDCLVSAEYLPYSKPHPEVYLNAAADLGVDPMQCVTLEDSVNGMIATKAARMRSIVIPSQEYRSDPRWVLADIQLESLEQLRKEDIS
- a CDS encoding YniB family protein; protein product: MTYQQAGRVAVIKRIAGWLVFIPALLSTLISIINFAYQYSQKSTGINAVMMDFIHVMTDMIRFNTTFLDIFWFNSPVPDFEQGLSAANIMFFIIYMLIFVGLSLQASGARMSRQVRHIREGIEDQMILEQAKGSEGRSREQLEEKIVLPHHTIFLQFFTLYILPIVIGVVAYFVVKLLGLMAQG
- a CDS encoding fructosamine kinase family protein, with the protein product MWQAVKRLLGEYLGPAEIRERTELPGGDIHEAWRLSYGETEVFVKCNAREMLPIFTAEADQLSLLARSKTVQVPEVYGVGSDRDYSFLLLEYIPLKPLDAHNAYCLGQQLAHLHQWSEQLQFGLDFDNDLATTPQPNSWQRRWAQFFSEQRIGWQLQLAAEKGMSFGDIDQITALVQERLLGHQPQPSLLHGDLWPANCAASANGPVIFDPACYWGDRECDLAMLPLCPNLPAQIYDGYQSIWPLPTDFIERQPIYQLYYLLNRSNLFGGQHWLSAQKAVEQLLHPERF
- the yfeD gene encoding iron/manganese ABC transporter permease subunit YfeD; protein product: MNTLFSLISDPFAYPFMQRAIVAAIITGVVCAVLSCYLVLKGWSLMGDAISHAVLPGIVLAFWLGIPLVIGAFVSGIFCAVATGYLKENSRVKEDTVMGIVFSGMFAFGIVLFSRMDTDQHLSHILFGNMLGISLAELKQTLWIAGFTLLVVLLKRKDFMLYCFDPNHARVIGLPVKFLHYGLLCLLALTIVASLQAVGVILVIAMLIAPGIIAFMICRSFDRMLIVATLVSVVSCVLGTLISFHIDGATGPCIVIIQALFFVVALIYSHFKPVQGRQIPQQNKPDSAENAPKGNLL